The following coding sequences are from one Nicotiana tomentosiformis chromosome 3, ASM39032v3, whole genome shotgun sequence window:
- the LOC104093128 gene encoding uncharacterized protein encodes MNKQYGLQMTYMQAWRSKEYAVQVLRGNSSESYKKLTSYFYMMVLTNPMSVVSLKKTEEDLFMYAFVALYLSIKGWQYCKPVVVVDETFLKSTYRGTLLIASTQDPTGSILPLAYAIVDSENNASWEWFFARFKDAFGEREGMCIVSDRHEGIENVAATLYPQLKDIFFAMAKAYTIEKFDYHMAEVEKIDKRVKDYLMNVGYERWSRAHSTVNRTLTMTSNIAESINAALKAAMELPVLPLLEYIRQLIGQWNVTNQKNAIESFTDLGKKYDTMLMDNLELSHQMKCPPAQKQRLSI; translated from the exons ATGAACAAGCAGTATGGTCTTCAAATGACATATATGCAAGCATGGAGATCGAAAGAATATGCAGTTCAAGTACTGAGAGGGAACTCGAGCGAATCATACAAAAAGCTGACAAGCTACTTTTATATGATGGTTCTTACAAATCCTATGTCGGTGGTAAGTTTGAAAAAAACAGAGGAAGACTTGTTCATGTATGCTTTCGTCGCACTATATCTGTCTATAAAAGGATGGCAGTATTGCAAACCGGTTGTTGTTGTAGATGAAACCTTTCTTAAATCGACATATAGAGGAACATTATTGATAGCATCCACACAAGATCCAACAg GTAGTATCCTACCACTCGCATATGCCATAGTAGATTCAGAGAATAATGCTTCCTGGGAGTGGTTTTTTGCGAGGTTCAAGGATGCATTTGGGGAAAGGGAAGGAATGTGCATAGTCTCGGATAGGCATGAAGGCATTGAAAATGTAGCGGCGACGTTGTATCCACAA CTCAAAGACATATTCTTTGCTATGGCCAAAGCATACACAATTGAGAAGTTTGATTACCACATGGCAGAGGTAGAGAAAATTGATAAGAGGGTCAAAGATTACTTAATGAACGTTGGGTATGAAAGATGGTCCAGAGCACATTCCACTGTCAACAGAACATTGACAATGACTTCAAACATTGCGGAGTCGATCAATGCAGCGCTCAAGGCTGCTATGGAACTCCCAGTACTGCCTTTGCTGGAGTACATAAGGCAATTGATCGGACAATGGAATGTTACAAACCAAAAGAATGCAATAGAGTCATTTACTGATCTTGGGAAAAAATATGATACAATGCTGATGGACAATCTCGAATTGTCACATCAGATGAAG TGTCCACCTGCACAAAAGCAAAGGCTTTCAATTTAA